A stretch of Triticum aestivum cultivar Chinese Spring chromosome 1D, IWGSC CS RefSeq v2.1, whole genome shotgun sequence DNA encodes these proteins:
- the LOC123164314 gene encoding defensin-like protein CAL1, with protein sequence MALSRRMAASTLLLLVLLVATEMGATTTKVAEARDCLSQSFKFKGACLSSSNCAGVCRTENFPDGECHRQHLERKCFCKKPC encoded by the exons ATGGCGCTCTCTCGTCGCATGGCCGCCTCCACCCTCCTgctgctcgtcctcctcgtcgccacag AGATGGGGGCGACGACGACCAAGGTGGCGGAGGCACGGGACTGCCTGTCGCAGAGCTTCAAGTTCAAGGGCGCGTGCCTCAGCAGCAGCAACTGCGCCGGCGTGTGCCGCACCGAGAACTTCCCCGACGGCGAGTGCCACAGGCAGCACTTGGAGCGCAAGTGCTTCTGCAAGAAGCCCTGCTAG